A window from Candidatus Paceibacterota bacterium encodes these proteins:
- a CDS encoding ribonuclease Y has translation KAVDHEVTGTHVEIGRRILQKFGADPLIVKAMEAHHGEYPYETIESIIVQTADAISGGRPGARRDSVENYLKRLGDLEAIANSFKGVEKSYALQAGREIRIFVTPNDVTDVEAKTMARDIAVRIENELRYPGEIKVNVIRESRSIEFAR, from the coding sequence GAAAGGCGGTAGACCATGAAGTCACTGGTACTCATGTTGAGATCGGACGAAGAATTCTCCAGAAATTCGGCGCTGACCCACTCATCGTGAAAGCGATGGAAGCTCATCACGGCGAATATCCGTATGAGACGATTGAATCAATCATCGTACAAACTGCCGATGCGATTTCAGGTGGACGTCCGGGAGCAAGACGGGATTCTGTCGAGAACTACTTGAAACGATTAGGGGACCTTGAAGCTATCGCAAACAGCTTTAAGGGCGTTGAAAAATCATACGCACTCCAAGCGGGACGAGAAATACGAATATTTGTCACCCCAAACGATGTCACTGACGTGGAAGCAAAAACTATGGCTCGGGATATAGCGGTGAGAATAGAAAATGAGCTTCGTTACCCAGGAGAAATCAAGGTAAATGTCATT